In one window of Pseudoalteromonas xiamenensis DNA:
- a CDS encoding alpha/beta fold hydrolase: protein MKIETKRQIFQFKQDGIAGVEWGNLESGAETVLFLHGWLDNLNSYFPLLSCEQFDPKLRCIAIDFPGHGLSDWRSHDAQYYFVDYVADIVNFLDNKNIERCHFVGHSMGALVANVVASCFPQKVISLSLIDGMGILFSNENTAKSQLTRSIEQRQTIKRRKPKRFKSKEDIIQARKLVSDLSESLIRILMERSITETDGGWTLTSDPKLKVASPFRYSKQQALSLLSGIEASTLVVFGSKGLEDMKQQVDVFKACYKTINTVFIEGGHHCHMESPSLTFKHISAHINANNRSEL from the coding sequence ATGAAAATAGAGACAAAGCGACAAATATTTCAGTTTAAACAAGATGGTATTGCTGGCGTCGAATGGGGTAATCTCGAATCAGGTGCTGAAACGGTTTTGTTCCTTCATGGTTGGTTAGACAATCTAAATAGTTATTTCCCATTGTTAAGTTGTGAGCAATTTGACCCCAAACTACGTTGTATCGCGATAGATTTCCCTGGGCACGGCCTTTCCGATTGGCGCTCGCACGATGCGCAATATTATTTTGTGGACTATGTCGCGGATATCGTAAATTTTCTGGATAACAAAAACATTGAGCGTTGTCATTTTGTTGGACACTCGATGGGCGCCTTAGTCGCAAACGTGGTTGCGAGTTGTTTTCCCCAAAAAGTAATTTCATTAAGTTTGATAGATGGGATGGGGATCCTCTTTTCAAATGAAAATACAGCTAAATCTCAACTAACCCGTTCAATCGAACAGCGCCAAACGATAAAAAGAAGAAAGCCGAAACGGTTTAAGTCAAAAGAAGACATCATACAAGCGCGTAAGTTAGTGAGCGATTTGAGTGAATCACTAATCCGAATTTTAATGGAACGGTCAATCACTGAAACGGATGGTGGATGGACACTGACTTCCGACCCGAAATTAAAAGTTGCCTCTCCATTTCGCTATTCTAAGCAACAAGCCCTATCTTTATTAAGCGGTATAGAAGCATCAACACTTGTTGTGTTTGGTTCTAAAGGGCTTGAAGACATGAAACAGCAAGTAGACGTGTTTAAGGCGTGCTACAAAACAATTAACACCGTGTTTATAGAAGGTGGGCATCATTGCCATATGGAATCACCTAGCCTAACTTTTAAGCACATTTCGGCGCATATTAATGCAAATAACCGAAGTGAATTGTAA
- the fadD gene encoding long-chain-fatty-acid--CoA ligase FadD, translating to MEKIWLKRYPEGMPETIDPEHYNSLLELFEKSFAEFADLPAYTNMDKTLTYRELDKETKAVASYVQNELKLGKGDKIAVMMPNLLQTPVTILGVLRAGCTVVNVNPLYTVRELEHQLNDSESKAIFILANFADTLQKALPKTAVKHIIVTQIGDMLGGIKKHLVNFVVKRIKKMVPDYSLPNAIPFAKVVNFDGSKYKKPEVTLKDLAFLQYTGGTTGVSKGAMLTHGNMVANLEQVSGCLDKVLDNGKEIVITALPLYHIFALTANCLTFMKYGGHNILITNPRDMPGFVKELQKYRFTAITGVNTLFNGLLNTPGFAELDFSTLKMSLGGGMAVQRPVAEKWQNTTKTKLMEGYGLTECAPLVTICPYDLDGYNGSIGLPAPSTELKIMLDNGEEAPKGESGELWVKGPQVMAGYYNRPDATADCLRDGWFATGDIATYDDEGFFYIVDRKKDMIIVSGFNVFPNEIEEVVAMHDGVLEVAAVGVPHEVSGEQVKVFIVKKDPSLTEKDIINHCRANLTNYKVPKFVEFKDELPKTNVGKILRRALKEKA from the coding sequence GTGGAAAAAATCTGGCTAAAGCGCTACCCAGAAGGTATGCCTGAGACTATCGATCCAGAGCATTACAACTCGCTGCTTGAATTATTCGAAAAGAGTTTTGCAGAATTTGCTGATTTACCAGCTTATACCAACATGGATAAAACGCTTACATACCGTGAGCTAGACAAAGAAACCAAAGCGGTTGCAAGCTACGTTCAAAATGAATTAAAACTTGGCAAAGGCGATAAAATCGCTGTGATGATGCCTAACTTGCTACAGACACCGGTCACTATTTTAGGCGTGTTACGCGCAGGATGTACGGTGGTAAACGTAAACCCACTTTACACGGTTCGCGAACTAGAACATCAACTTAATGATTCAGAGTCTAAAGCCATTTTTATTCTCGCGAATTTTGCTGATACATTGCAAAAGGCGCTACCTAAAACCGCGGTAAAGCATATCATCGTGACTCAAATTGGTGATATGTTGGGTGGCATTAAAAAGCACCTTGTTAACTTTGTCGTAAAACGAATCAAAAAAATGGTGCCGGATTATTCGCTACCTAATGCCATTCCATTTGCTAAAGTAGTGAACTTCGATGGTTCGAAGTACAAAAAGCCTGAAGTTACGTTAAAAGATTTAGCGTTTTTGCAGTACACAGGTGGTACAACGGGCGTCTCTAAAGGTGCGATGTTAACGCACGGCAACATGGTAGCGAATTTAGAACAAGTATCAGGTTGTTTAGACAAAGTACTTGATAACGGAAAGGAAATCGTCATTACAGCGCTTCCGCTCTATCATATTTTCGCACTAACGGCTAACTGCTTAACCTTTATGAAGTATGGTGGTCACAACATTTTGATCACCAACCCGCGCGATATGCCTGGTTTCGTGAAGGAACTACAGAAATACCGTTTTACGGCGATCACAGGGGTAAACACGCTGTTCAACGGCCTTTTAAATACGCCAGGATTTGCGGAGCTTGATTTTTCAACGTTGAAGATGTCGTTAGGCGGTGGTATGGCCGTACAGCGACCAGTTGCAGAAAAATGGCAGAACACCACCAAGACAAAATTGATGGAAGGCTACGGCCTGACCGAATGTGCGCCACTGGTAACAATTTGTCCTTATGACTTAGATGGATATAACGGTTCAATTGGTCTGCCTGCTCCAAGTACAGAACTTAAAATCATGCTTGATAACGGTGAAGAAGCGCCAAAAGGCGAGTCCGGCGAGCTTTGGGTTAAAGGACCACAAGTGATGGCGGGATATTACAACCGTCCAGATGCTACGGCAGACTGTCTTCGTGATGGTTGGTTTGCAACTGGGGATATCGCGACTTACGACGACGAAGGATTTTTCTATATTGTTGACCGTAAAAAAGACATGATCATTGTGTCTGGATTTAACGTGTTCCCAAATGAAATTGAAGAAGTCGTAGCGATGCACGATGGCGTGCTTGAAGTGGCTGCTGTTGGTGTACCTCACGAAGTGAGTGGCGAGCAGGTTAAAGTATTTATAGTAAAAAAAGACCCATCGCTCACAGAAAAAGATATAATAAACCATTGTCGAGCGAACTTAACAAATTATAAAGTACCAAAATTTGTTGAGTTTAAGGATGAATTGCCAAAAACAAACGTTGGTAAAATTCTTCGAAGAGCTTTAAAAGAAAAAGCATAA
- the minE gene encoding cell division topological specificity factor MinE, with protein sequence MSLLDYFRSQKKNTASLAKERLQIIVAHERSKRGTPDYLPQLKMDILEVIRKYVHVDSDAINVQFEQTEDDLAVLELNITLPDDDKHK encoded by the coding sequence GTGTCGTTATTAGATTACTTTCGATCACAAAAGAAAAACACGGCTTCTTTAGCAAAAGAACGTTTGCAAATCATTGTTGCGCACGAGCGTTCGAAAAGAGGCACGCCAGATTACTTACCTCAACTAAAAATGGACATTCTTGAGGTAATCAGAAAGTACGTACACGTTGATAGCGATGCCATTAACGTTCAGTTTGAGCAAACAGAAGATGATTTAGCTGTTTTAGAACTAAACATTACCTTGCCAGACGACGATAAACACAAATAA
- the minD gene encoding septum site-determining protein MinD, with protein sequence MAKIIVVTSGKGGVGKTTSSAAIGTGLALKGYKTAIVDFDIGLRNLDLIMGCERRVVYDFVNVINGEANLKQALIKDKRVDKLFILPASQTRDKDALTKEGVERVLNELKQEFDFIVCDSPAGIEAGALMALYFADEAVVTTNPEVSSVRDSDRILGILQSKSKRAEEGLEPVKEHLLLTRYNPERVERGEMLSVDDVQEILAIDLLGVIPESKAVLNASNSGQPVILDSESDAGQAYLDTVSRLVGEQIDFRFLSVEKKGLLKRIFGG encoded by the coding sequence ATGGCAAAAATAATTGTCGTTACTTCAGGTAAAGGTGGTGTTGGTAAAACAACATCTAGCGCGGCCATTGGTACAGGTCTTGCGCTAAAAGGATACAAAACAGCAATCGTTGACTTTGATATTGGCCTTCGTAATCTAGACTTAATCATGGGATGCGAACGTCGCGTCGTCTATGACTTCGTTAACGTGATTAATGGTGAAGCAAATTTAAAGCAAGCGCTTATTAAAGATAAACGCGTAGACAAGCTTTTCATTTTGCCTGCGTCACAAACGCGTGACAAAGATGCCTTAACTAAAGAAGGTGTAGAACGCGTACTGAATGAACTAAAACAAGAATTCGATTTCATCGTATGTGATTCACCTGCTGGTATCGAGGCTGGAGCACTAATGGCCCTGTACTTTGCGGACGAAGCGGTCGTAACCACGAACCCTGAAGTTTCTTCTGTACGCGACTCAGACCGAATTCTTGGCATTTTACAAAGTAAGTCAAAACGTGCTGAAGAAGGTTTAGAACCAGTAAAAGAACATTTACTTTTAACGCGTTACAACCCTGAACGCGTTGAACGTGGTGAGATGCTTTCGGTTGATGACGTTCAAGAAATTCTCGCAATTGACCTACTTGGTGTTATTCCAGAATCGAAAGCGGTTCTGAACGCATCTAACTCTGGTCAGCCAGTCATTCTTGATAGCGAATCGGATGCGGGCCAAGCATACCTAGACACAGTGAGTCGCTTAGTTGGCGAACAAATCGATTTTAGATTTTTGTCAGTTGAGAAAAAAGGCCTATTGAAACGGATTTTTGGAGGGTAA
- the minC gene encoding septum site-determining protein MinC yields the protein MSEQIFELKGNLFTLSVLHLYKFDPEQLANELDNKISQAPKFFQGAPIVVNLSHLQEIDIDLKTLRQTLINLKLNPVGVCNGSDIQHAQAKEIGLSVLNYSQDSKPAVQTTQAQEVVEKTVYLPAQIINGTVRSGQQVYAKDRDLIVLGAVSHGAEVIADGNVHIYGALRGRAIAGAKGNEQASIFCQKLEAELVSINGSYWISDSLQGEFWGKPAQIQQKNESLEIQALVKG from the coding sequence ATGTCAGAACAAATTTTTGAGTTAAAAGGAAACCTTTTCACGCTGTCGGTGTTACATCTTTATAAGTTTGACCCAGAACAGCTCGCTAATGAATTAGACAACAAAATTTCTCAGGCACCTAAATTTTTTCAAGGTGCGCCAATTGTTGTAAATCTTTCGCATCTACAAGAAATCGACATTGATCTTAAGACGCTCCGCCAAACACTCATCAACTTAAAGTTAAACCCCGTTGGTGTATGCAATGGAAGCGATATCCAACACGCCCAAGCTAAAGAAATTGGGTTGTCAGTGTTAAATTATTCACAAGATTCAAAACCTGCGGTACAAACCACTCAGGCTCAAGAAGTAGTAGAAAAAACCGTTTATCTCCCCGCCCAAATCATAAATGGCACCGTTCGTTCAGGTCAGCAAGTGTATGCTAAAGACCGCGATTTAATCGTACTCGGTGCGGTAAGTCACGGAGCAGAAGTCATTGCAGATGGCAACGTACACATTTATGGCGCGCTACGTGGTAGAGCGATTGCTGGCGCAAAAGGTAACGAACAAGCCAGTATTTTCTGTCAAAAACTTGAGGCAGAATTAGTCTCAATAAATGGCAGTTACTGGATAAGTGACTCGTTACAAGGTGAGTTTTGGGGCAAGCCTGCACAAATACAACAGAAAAATGAATCTTTAGAAATTCAAGCTTTGGTCAAAGGATAA
- a CDS encoding YcgL domain-containing protein, which yields MLSAVYKSSKKADTYLFVEKRDDFTKVPEPLMVTFGRPIFVMLINLATKEKLGVADINSVKASLEEKGFYLQIPPPEQNLLDEHKKQNGVVSD from the coding sequence ATGCTTTCAGCAGTTTATAAGAGCAGTAAAAAGGCAGATACCTATCTGTTTGTCGAAAAACGTGACGATTTTACAAAAGTACCAGAACCACTTATGGTCACCTTTGGGCGTCCTATCTTTGTGATGTTGATTAATCTTGCAACAAAAGAGAAATTGGGTGTCGCAGACATCAATTCTGTTAAGGCCTCTTTAGAAGAAAAAGGTTTTTATCTTCAGATCCCACCACCAGAGCAGAATTTACTTGATGAACACAAAAAACAAAACGGAGTAGTTAGTGATTAA
- a CDS encoding lytic murein transglycosylase yields MIKKISALLVSIALSGNVLAKTEEEFSQYVEQLKVEATEKGYSQSLIDTAFATVKFKKKVIAQDKSQPEVVETLETYLPKRVPQWKVDKARELYKENKTLLEKIAKEYGVQARFIVALWGLESNFGRVQGSYPVISALVTLAFDGRREEMYKRQLWAALDILKDGHIDIDHFKGSWAGAMGQTQFMPTSFNSYAVDYNKDGRKDIWTTREDAFASIANYLSQVGWNEDLTWGRQVKLPDSFQKEWIVRRGTKSRKEWLEAWSSSERSLQEWQQLGVKRADGSDLPKVDLKAALVMPDDEKGRMYLAYDNYKALMHWNRSYYFATSVGYLSDRIGYPKI; encoded by the coding sequence GTGATTAAAAAAATTAGTGCGTTACTTGTTTCCATAGCACTGTCCGGTAATGTTTTAGCTAAAACAGAAGAAGAGTTTTCTCAATATGTTGAGCAACTTAAAGTTGAAGCGACAGAAAAAGGCTATTCACAATCGTTAATTGATACCGCGTTTGCAACCGTTAAATTTAAGAAGAAGGTCATTGCTCAAGATAAGAGTCAGCCTGAGGTCGTTGAAACGCTGGAAACGTACCTGCCAAAACGCGTACCCCAGTGGAAAGTTGACAAGGCTCGCGAGCTTTACAAAGAGAACAAGACTCTGCTTGAAAAAATTGCTAAAGAATATGGTGTTCAAGCACGCTTTATCGTGGCGCTCTGGGGACTTGAAAGTAATTTTGGTCGAGTACAAGGCAGTTACCCAGTTATCAGTGCTTTGGTTACATTGGCATTTGATGGACGCCGTGAAGAAATGTACAAACGGCAATTGTGGGCAGCGTTGGACATCTTAAAAGATGGACATATCGACATTGACCATTTCAAAGGTTCGTGGGCAGGAGCGATGGGGCAAACCCAATTTATGCCAACATCGTTTAATTCCTATGCTGTGGACTACAATAAAGACGGCCGAAAAGACATTTGGACAACACGAGAGGACGCCTTTGCCTCAATTGCAAACTACTTAAGTCAAGTGGGTTGGAATGAAGATTTAACGTGGGGTCGCCAGGTTAAATTACCAGATAGCTTCCAAAAAGAATGGATTGTTCGTCGAGGCACTAAATCGCGTAAAGAGTGGCTAGAAGCATGGAGCAGCTCTGAGCGTTCGCTTCAAGAGTGGCAGCAACTAGGCGTTAAGCGCGCGGATGGGAGCGATTTGCCGAAGGTTGATTTAAAAGCCGCGTTGGTCATGCCTGATGATGAAAAAGGACGCATGTATCTCGCATATGACAACTACAAAGCACTTATGCATTGGAACCGATCATATTACTTTGCAACGAGTGTCGGTTATCTGTCGGACCGAATTGGTTACCCAAAAATCTAA
- a CDS encoding GbsR/MarR family transcriptional regulator — protein MMLTPKIENFVLHCGEMGSRWGFNRTIGQMVGLLVINEKPLTANEIADALKISRGNVSMGIKELQSWQLVRVHHIPGDRKEYYAPNGSIWDLANKVFEERRKREIDPTLSLLRDQILDEAKSEEERYAQRQMQTIHDLLETVTKWSAELQRLSPEQLQSLMKLGASVSKVIDLKDKLLRKS, from the coding sequence ATGATGTTAACACCAAAAATAGAAAATTTTGTCCTCCACTGTGGGGAAATGGGCAGCCGTTGGGGCTTCAATCGGACCATTGGACAAATGGTCGGTTTGCTGGTCATAAACGAAAAACCATTAACAGCGAATGAAATAGCAGACGCACTAAAAATTTCTCGTGGTAACGTCAGTATGGGGATCAAAGAACTGCAATCGTGGCAACTGGTTCGTGTACATCATATACCCGGAGACAGAAAAGAATATTACGCACCAAACGGCAGTATTTGGGATCTAGCGAATAAAGTTTTTGAAGAACGTAGAAAACGAGAAATTGACCCCACGCTTAGTTTGTTACGCGATCAAATTTTAGACGAAGCAAAATCAGAGGAAGAACGTTATGCACAGCGACAAATGCAAACTATCCACGATTTGCTTGAAACCGTAACCAAATGGTCAGCCGAGTTACAAAGACTCTCTCCTGAACAACTTCAATCGTTGATGAAGCTCGGCGCTTCCGTAAGCAAAGTCATCGATTTAAAAGACAAGCTGCTTAGAAAATCGTAG
- a CDS encoding DUF885 domain-containing protein, whose product MFKPLLVAATIASVLAGCNSTTQTTQTVVEQKVEKITTVSSQETKKFNDLLDRFFAESIDLTPIDGTYLGERTYNDKFELPLPLSKVKFDALYDKYDALLKGIDRATLDPQAQISYDIILRDFDLRKQGKLFGDEYLPINQMDGLHNEFAAFGSGESAQPFETVEDYDAFLARAKGFQPWLDSVKTAMTTGLSQGVTLPKVIAEKLVPQFAAHVVYNAEDSLFWGPIKHMPESFSKEDKKRLVEAYQTLIMENIVPAYRDMAEYLEEIYIPHCRTSVGYSSLPNGQKWYQYEIEHHTTLSLTAEEIHEIGLKEVSRILSEMKKVKDTVKFEGDLPAFFNHLRESDEFYFSSPEELIKAYEDVKKKIDTRIPLLFNIAPKADYVVRPVEAFRAESAPGASYQGPSADGTKPGVFYINTFNLKAQPKFIVETLSIHEAAPGHHFQIALQQEIDNLPMFRKFSGYTAFAEGWALYAESLGKELGLFTDPYQWYGRLVDEQLRAMRLVVDTGLHAKGWTREQAIEFMLANSSMAETDVVAEVERYIAWPGQALSYKLGQFKIRELRDYAANELGDKFDVKEFHTQILIDGSMPMNILEAKIKRWVAAQKA is encoded by the coding sequence ATGTTTAAACCTCTCCTCGTTGCAGCAACCATCGCTAGCGTATTAGCGGGTTGTAACAGTACTACTCAGACAACTCAAACTGTTGTAGAACAAAAAGTAGAAAAAATAACGACAGTATCGTCTCAAGAAACAAAGAAGTTTAATGATCTTCTTGATCGTTTTTTTGCTGAGTCTATCGATCTTACGCCGATCGATGGCACGTATTTGGGTGAAAGAACTTATAACGATAAGTTCGAACTACCACTTCCCCTGAGCAAAGTGAAGTTCGATGCACTCTATGATAAGTACGACGCCTTACTTAAAGGTATAGACCGAGCGACGCTCGATCCACAAGCTCAAATAAGTTATGACATTATTTTGCGTGACTTCGATTTGAGAAAACAAGGTAAGCTATTTGGTGATGAGTACCTACCAATCAATCAGATGGATGGCTTACACAATGAATTCGCCGCATTTGGTTCGGGAGAAAGTGCCCAACCATTTGAAACAGTCGAAGATTATGACGCGTTTTTAGCTCGCGCAAAAGGATTCCAACCTTGGTTAGACAGTGTAAAAACAGCCATGACGACGGGGTTGTCTCAAGGTGTTACTTTACCTAAAGTTATCGCTGAAAAACTAGTACCTCAATTTGCCGCACACGTTGTGTACAACGCGGAGGACTCCTTATTTTGGGGTCCTATCAAGCATATGCCTGAATCATTTAGCAAAGAAGACAAAAAGCGCCTTGTAGAAGCTTACCAAACATTGATTATGGAAAATATTGTTCCGGCATACCGAGATATGGCGGAATATTTAGAAGAAATCTATATACCTCATTGCCGTACAAGTGTTGGTTACAGTAGTTTACCGAACGGCCAAAAATGGTATCAGTATGAAATTGAACATCACACGACATTGAGCTTAACGGCAGAAGAAATTCATGAAATTGGATTGAAAGAAGTAAGCCGTATTTTGAGCGAAATGAAAAAAGTAAAAGACACGGTAAAGTTTGAAGGTGATTTACCTGCGTTCTTCAATCATTTACGTGAGAGTGATGAGTTCTATTTCAGTTCACCTGAAGAACTTATTAAGGCGTACGAAGATGTAAAGAAAAAAATAGATACTCGTATTCCATTGTTGTTCAACATCGCGCCAAAAGCGGATTACGTTGTTAGGCCAGTTGAAGCGTTCAGAGCTGAGTCAGCACCAGGCGCTTCATATCAAGGTCCATCAGCGGATGGTACTAAACCTGGCGTATTTTACATCAACACGTTTAATCTAAAAGCACAGCCCAAGTTTATTGTCGAAACCTTGTCTATTCATGAAGCAGCGCCCGGACATCATTTCCAAATCGCGTTGCAACAGGAAATCGACAATTTACCGATGTTTAGAAAGTTTAGTGGTTATACCGCGTTTGCTGAAGGTTGGGCGCTTTATGCTGAAAGTCTTGGAAAAGAACTTGGATTATTTACGGATCCGTATCAGTGGTATGGTCGTTTAGTTGATGAACAACTTCGAGCAATGCGCTTGGTGGTTGATACCGGTTTACACGCGAAAGGATGGACTCGTGAGCAAGCAATTGAGTTTATGTTAGCGAATTCCTCTATGGCAGAAACCGATGTTGTTGCAGAAGTTGAACGCTATATCGCTTGGCCAGGACAAGCGCTCTCTTATAAGCTAGGTCAGTTTAAAATTCGCGAGTTACGTGATTATGCGGCGAACGAATTGGGTGACAAGTTTGACGTTAAGGAATTTCACACTCAAATTTTAATTGACGGTTCAATGCCAATGAACATCTTAGAAGCTAAGATAAAACGCTGGGTCGCAGCACAAAAAGCGTAA
- a CDS encoding YcgN family cysteine cluster protein, which yields MNFWELKSLNEMSDTEWESLCDGCGKCCLHSFIDSDYEDDADGFTALRPGETLVFTNISCEYLDDQTCGCKDYINRLTNVPTCVKLHKDNIEQAYFMPQSCAYRRILEGRGLPSWHPLRHNGSRDKMEELGMTVKGRVINETNANFDQFEDYVVDWAEKDLD from the coding sequence ATGAATTTCTGGGAATTAAAATCACTTAACGAAATGTCTGACACGGAATGGGAGTCGTTATGTGACGGCTGTGGTAAGTGTTGCCTACATTCCTTTATCGACTCAGATTATGAAGATGATGCGGATGGTTTTACAGCCCTTCGTCCCGGTGAAACCTTGGTGTTTACCAACATTTCTTGTGAGTACCTTGACGATCAAACCTGTGGTTGCAAAGACTATATAAATCGACTTACCAACGTGCCAACTTGTGTAAAGCTGCATAAAGATAACATCGAACAAGCGTATTTTATGCCACAGAGTTGTGCATACAGACGAATTTTAGAGGGAAGAGGATTACCGAGTTGGCATCCGCTTCGACATAATGGTAGTCGAGACAAAATGGAAGAGTTGGGCATGACGGTCAAAGGGAGAGTGATTAATGAAACAAACGCTAACTTTGACCAATTTGAAGACTATGTTGTCGATTGGGCTGAAAAAGACTTAGATTAA
- a CDS encoding carbohydrate kinase family protein gives MEHTISQLLSKGVKLLIITDGANPVRFYTNMGLSGKVETPKVTAIDTTVAGDAFVGGMLAYLDKQRSLTEMGSELNNISVITKMLEFASRCGAFAVTKKGAFSSLPEQQDVSI, from the coding sequence ATAGAACACACGATATCTCAACTTCTCTCTAAGGGTGTAAAATTACTCATCATTACTGACGGCGCTAACCCTGTTCGCTTTTATACAAACATGGGACTTTCGGGAAAGGTAGAAACACCCAAGGTTACGGCTATTGACACAACCGTCGCGGGTGATGCTTTTGTCGGTGGCATGCTTGCGTACTTGGACAAGCAACGGTCACTCACTGAAATGGGATCAGAGCTTAATAATATTAGTGTGATTACTAAGATGCTTGAGTTTGCGTCACGCTGCGGTGCTTTTGCTGTTACAAAAAAAGGCGCTTTTTCCTCATTGCCTGAACAGCAGGACGTTTCAATTTAG
- a CDS encoding carbohydrate kinase: MSLVCFGEVLIDFLSDGKTPESFTKYAGGAPANVAVAAAKLGVKSAFCGMVGDDMFGHFLLAELERLGVDTQYCKMTNEAKTALAFVSLDQQGERSFSFYRPPAADLLFKSSDFESRMFKEAGILHVCSNSLTEQRIYKTTVHALTQAKEHGAVVSFDMNLRENLWVSTRYITERVWHVITLSDIVKLSKEETRLFN, from the coding sequence ATGAGTTTAGTTTGCTTTGGCGAAGTATTGATCGATTTTCTTTCCGACGGAAAAACGCCCGAATCATTTACAAAATACGCAGGAGGTGCACCTGCCAATGTTGCCGTTGCTGCCGCGAAATTAGGTGTTAAAAGTGCTTTTTGTGGCATGGTTGGCGATGATATGTTCGGGCACTTTCTGCTCGCTGAGCTTGAACGTCTTGGCGTAGATACGCAGTATTGCAAAATGACAAATGAAGCAAAAACAGCGTTAGCGTTTGTTTCACTTGACCAACAAGGCGAAAGAAGCTTTAGTTTTTATCGTCCCCCCGCAGCTGACCTACTTTTCAAATCTTCCGATTTCGAAAGTCGTATGTTCAAAGAAGCAGGCATTCTCCACGTTTGTAGCAACAGTCTTACAGAACAACGCATCTATAAAACAACCGTTCATGCTCTTACGCAGGCTAAGGAACATGGTGCAGTAGTCAGTTTTGATATGAACCTACGCGAGAATTTATGGGTCTCGACACGTTATATTACTGAACGCGTGTGGCATGTGATAACGCTAAGCGATATTGTGAAGCTATCGAAAGAAGAGACTCGATTATTTAACTGA